A DNA window from Luteolibacter luteus contains the following coding sequences:
- a CDS encoding phospholipase D-like domain-containing protein, producing the protein MPETRSHPSRRFIFILPLLLLFPSCASLRSNAFRSTDRLPQASDSVTGAGQLAVSSVRATGLAIVRQPATTIRTGLAVLWHRPREIVAGNIPLEELAPVVQPAEIPGTPEFERLLDEKGLRPPQPGSLSWLVDGKSFFPELDRQIEKARASIDVQVFIYDNDDIAVRYSDKFKAKAEQVPIRVLFDDLGSTFAHGAAPETPGPPGFVPPVDIAFYLRENSHVRVRRSLNPWLVCDHTKLLVFDKQTAIMGGMNIGREYFSEWHDLMVKVEGPVVGSLGREFNRAWRKASIWGDFSIFHYPKAIAVPKPGPRDFPVRLLRTDAARGETDVMDAGLLAIHAARKRIWIENPYFAHDETARALEAAARRGVDVRVILPERGDSTIMDAGNMATARGLIQAGAKVYRYPRMTHMKVMVCDGWASVGSANLDTLSLRINRELNLAFSDATAIRSLESAVFQPDFRASRLVKLEETQAPGGALAETIADQL; encoded by the coding sequence ATGCCGGAAACCCGCAGCCACCCTAGCAGGCGCTTCATTTTCATCCTGCCGCTGCTGCTGCTGTTTCCGTCCTGTGCGTCGCTGCGCTCCAATGCCTTTCGTTCCACCGACCGCCTGCCGCAGGCCAGTGATTCAGTGACAGGCGCGGGCCAGCTCGCGGTGAGCAGTGTGAGAGCGACCGGCCTGGCGATCGTGCGGCAGCCGGCGACGACGATCCGTACCGGTCTCGCCGTGCTCTGGCACCGGCCGCGAGAGATCGTGGCGGGAAACATCCCGTTGGAAGAACTGGCACCCGTGGTTCAGCCCGCGGAAATACCGGGCACCCCCGAGTTCGAGAGATTGCTTGATGAGAAGGGTCTGCGGCCTCCTCAACCCGGAAGCCTTTCGTGGCTGGTCGACGGGAAGAGCTTCTTCCCGGAGCTCGACCGCCAGATCGAGAAGGCGCGGGCATCCATCGATGTGCAGGTCTTCATCTACGACAACGACGACATCGCGGTCCGCTATTCCGACAAGTTCAAGGCGAAGGCCGAACAAGTGCCGATTCGCGTGCTCTTCGATGACCTGGGCAGCACCTTCGCCCATGGCGCGGCACCGGAGACGCCTGGGCCTCCGGGTTTCGTTCCGCCGGTGGATATCGCGTTCTACTTGCGGGAGAATTCGCACGTGCGGGTACGGCGTTCCTTGAATCCGTGGCTGGTATGTGATCACACCAAGCTGCTCGTCTTCGACAAACAGACCGCGATCATGGGCGGGATGAACATCGGCCGGGAGTATTTCTCGGAGTGGCACGACCTCATGGTGAAGGTCGAAGGTCCGGTGGTGGGAAGCTTGGGCCGCGAGTTCAATCGTGCCTGGCGGAAGGCCAGCATCTGGGGTGACTTCTCCATCTTCCACTATCCCAAGGCGATCGCTGTGCCGAAGCCCGGGCCGCGTGATTTCCCGGTGCGCCTGCTGCGCACGGATGCGGCGCGTGGCGAGACCGATGTCATGGATGCCGGCTTGTTGGCCATTCACGCGGCGCGGAAGCGGATCTGGATCGAGAACCCGTATTTTGCGCATGATGAGACGGCGCGTGCGCTCGAAGCTGCGGCACGTCGCGGCGTGGACGTGAGGGTGATCCTTCCGGAGCGCGGCGACTCGACGATCATGGATGCCGGGAACATGGCGACGGCCCGCGGTTTGATCCAAGCGGGCGCGAAAGTGTATCGCTACCCCCGGATGACCCACATGAAGGTGATGGTCTGCGATGGTTGGGCGAGCGTCGGATCGGCGAATCTCGATACCCTGAGCCTGCGGATCAATCGCGAGTTGAACCTCGCATTCTCCGATGCCACGGCCATCCGCAGCTTGGAAAGCGCGGTGTTCCAGCCAGACTTCCGGGCCTCCAGGCTGGTGAAGCTGGAAGAGACCCAAGCTCCCGGAGGAGCCTTGGCGGAAACGATCGCGGATCAGTTGTGA
- the tnpA gene encoding IS200/IS605 family transposase — MPQSLARLIVHVVFSTKNRARFLTNEIRPHLFAYLATVGRDLNCEVFRIGGVEDHLHLAVGLSRTVSIAEFVKRIKQSSSVWMKDQSGVSPNFEWQAGYGAFSLGQSQLEGLVKYIESQQEHHRCAIFSGRIPRSTHQIRHQPG, encoded by the coding sequence GTGCCACAATCTCTTGCCCGCCTGATCGTCCACGTGGTGTTCTCAACGAAGAATCGAGCTCGTTTCCTGACAAACGAAATCCGCCCACATTTGTTCGCCTACCTGGCTACCGTGGGCAGAGACTTGAACTGCGAGGTTTTCCGGATCGGCGGCGTTGAAGACCATCTGCATCTTGCGGTGGGCCTCTCACGGACGGTCAGCATCGCGGAGTTCGTGAAGAGGATAAAGCAATCCAGCTCCGTCTGGATGAAGGATCAATCCGGCGTGAGTCCCAACTTTGAATGGCAGGCGGGATACGGAGCTTTTTCCCTGGGTCAATCTCAACTCGAAGGGCTGGTGAAATACATCGAATCCCAACAGGAACACCACCGGTGTGCGATCTTTTCAGGACGAATACCGCGATCTACTCACCAAATACGGCATCAACCCGGATGA
- a CDS encoding DEAD/DEAH box helicase: METPPFSELGLSAELLAAVESLGFERPSPIQALAIPVALTGRDILGLSHTGSGKTAAFTLPLLAKLDFKKRLPQALILCPTRELAVQVCEEVHRLGSKLGQLRAVPVYGGAPMDRQLRALRDGVQVVVGTPGRVMDHLRRGSFDVSEIQTIVLDEADRMLDLGFREEMEELLAALPKERQSMFFSATMSKGVAHLIGRFGNNPETIQIDQKAKTVSTIDQSYFEVRERSKVEVLSRLLDMEQARLAIIFCNTKRSVDECTESLLARGYTVDRLHGDITQQMRERVLRRFREGTIELLVATDVAARGLDVENIDVVFNYDLPQDPEDYVHRIGRTGRAGRSGRAVSFVFGREIHRLEMIERYTRQVIRREKVPSQEQVEGRLADLAFEEIKERLEKGEFQSHESQVDRLLEQGYTPTDIASVLFTLLRESRGREFGEIIEDREDPRDRNRRERREPREPRGNFGDRGPREDRGPRERRESGPQDNADMVPLFFSLGKFHGVKVGEIIGMLYGEAGLPDGAVGHVKLFAKHSRIDVRADCAERLVQISKGAQLRGRNFILDFDRGPRG; the protein is encoded by the coding sequence ATGGAAACACCGCCTTTCTCCGAACTCGGCTTGTCCGCCGAACTCCTCGCCGCCGTCGAATCCCTTGGCTTCGAGCGCCCCTCGCCCATCCAAGCCTTGGCGATCCCGGTCGCCTTGACCGGCCGCGACATCCTCGGCCTGTCCCACACCGGCTCCGGCAAGACCGCCGCTTTCACGCTGCCGCTCTTGGCGAAGCTCGATTTCAAGAAGCGCCTGCCACAGGCCCTGATCCTCTGCCCGACCCGCGAACTCGCGGTGCAGGTGTGCGAGGAAGTGCACCGCCTCGGCTCGAAGCTCGGCCAGCTCCGTGCGGTGCCGGTCTACGGCGGCGCGCCGATGGATCGCCAGCTCCGCGCCCTGCGCGATGGGGTGCAAGTCGTGGTCGGCACCCCTGGCCGCGTGATGGATCACCTGCGCCGTGGCTCTTTCGACGTCAGCGAAATCCAGACCATCGTCCTCGATGAAGCAGACCGCATGCTCGACCTCGGTTTCCGCGAGGAGATGGAAGAGCTGCTCGCCGCGCTGCCAAAGGAGCGCCAGTCGATGTTCTTCTCCGCGACGATGAGCAAGGGCGTGGCCCATCTCATCGGTCGTTTCGGAAACAATCCGGAAACGATCCAGATCGATCAGAAGGCGAAGACCGTTTCGACCATCGATCAATCCTACTTTGAAGTGCGCGAGCGCTCGAAGGTGGAGGTGTTGTCCCGTCTGCTCGACATGGAGCAGGCCCGCCTCGCGATCATCTTCTGCAATACCAAGCGCTCTGTCGACGAGTGCACGGAGTCGCTGCTCGCCCGCGGCTACACGGTGGACCGCCTCCACGGCGACATCACCCAGCAGATGCGCGAGCGTGTGCTGCGCCGCTTCCGCGAAGGAACCATCGAGCTGCTCGTCGCTACCGACGTTGCCGCGCGCGGGCTCGACGTGGAGAACATTGATGTCGTCTTCAACTACGACCTGCCGCAGGACCCGGAAGACTATGTGCACCGTATCGGCCGCACCGGTCGTGCCGGGCGCAGTGGTCGTGCCGTAAGCTTTGTCTTCGGCCGCGAGATCCACCGCTTGGAAATGATCGAGCGCTACACGCGCCAGGTCATCCGCCGCGAGAAGGTGCCATCCCAAGAGCAAGTCGAAGGCCGTCTGGCCGACCTTGCCTTCGAGGAGATCAAGGAGCGCCTGGAGAAGGGCGAGTTCCAATCGCACGAAAGCCAGGTGGACCGCCTGCTCGAGCAAGGCTACACGCCAACGGACATCGCCAGCGTGCTCTTCACTTTGCTGCGCGAGTCGCGTGGCCGTGAGTTCGGCGAGATCATTGAGGACCGTGAGGATCCGCGGGATCGCAACCGCCGTGAACGCCGCGAGCCGCGTGAACCGCGTGGTAACTTCGGTGACCGTGGTCCGCGTGAAGATCGTGGCCCTCGCGAGCGTCGTGAGAGTGGTCCGCAAGACAATGCGGACATGGTCCCGCTCTTCTTCTCGCTGGGGAAATTCCACGGCGTGAAGGTCGGCGAGATCATCGGCATGCTCTATGGCGAGGCCGGCCTGCCGGATGGTGCCGTGGGTCACGTGAAGCTGTTTGCGAAGCACAGCCGCATCGATGTGCGTGCCGATTGCGCGGAGCGCCTGGTGCAGATCTCGAAGGGTGCTCAGCTCCGCGGGCGGAACTTCATCCTCGATTTCGATCGCGGCCCGAGGGGTTGA
- a CDS encoding NAD-dependent succinate-semialdehyde dehydrogenase, protein MSDPLQMVSTAFELLRTLSFEERAAGLRRAADLLEERKDEFARLMAEEMGKPVAQGRAEVEKCAKVCRYYAEHGEAMLAPREVEGGVIRHEPLGTVLAIMPWNFPFWQMFRFAAPGLMAGNTILLKHASNVSGCAKAIVAVMAGAFEREDFVQAVFISGKEVEPLIADPRVRAVTFTGSTEAGRQVAAAAGKHLKKSVLELGGSDPYLVLEDADLKAAAKTCAAARMVNGGQSCIAAKRFLVTEPVHDEFVALLREELARHVAGDPMDEATLLGPMARADLRDEIHGQVVDSIAAGAELLLGGELPEAEELRGKPYYPATLLAKVKPGMRVFEEETFGPVAPVVRVKNMQEAIELANRTPFGLGAAVFSGSEARARSVAQALETGTVAINAQVVSDPRFPFGGVKDSGWGRELGEHGIREFVNVKTVR, encoded by the coding sequence ATGTCCGATCCCCTCCAGATGGTTTCGACGGCCTTTGAGCTTCTGCGGACGCTTTCATTCGAGGAGCGGGCGGCGGGGTTGAGACGGGCAGCGGACCTTTTGGAGGAGCGGAAGGACGAGTTTGCCCGGCTGATGGCGGAGGAGATGGGCAAGCCGGTCGCTCAAGGTCGGGCGGAAGTGGAGAAGTGCGCGAAGGTCTGCCGCTACTACGCCGAGCATGGGGAGGCCATGCTTGCGCCCCGCGAAGTCGAGGGTGGCGTGATCCGCCATGAGCCGTTGGGAACAGTGCTGGCGATCATGCCTTGGAACTTTCCCTTCTGGCAGATGTTCCGTTTTGCCGCGCCGGGGCTGATGGCGGGGAATACCATTCTCCTGAAGCACGCCTCGAACGTGAGCGGTTGTGCCAAGGCGATCGTGGCGGTGATGGCCGGAGCTTTCGAGCGGGAGGATTTCGTGCAAGCGGTCTTTATTTCCGGGAAGGAAGTGGAGCCCCTGATCGCGGATCCGAGGGTGCGCGCGGTAACCTTTACCGGCAGCACCGAAGCCGGACGCCAGGTGGCGGCAGCGGCGGGGAAGCATCTGAAGAAGTCGGTGCTCGAGTTGGGTGGGAGCGATCCTTATCTGGTGCTGGAAGATGCCGATCTGAAAGCCGCGGCGAAGACCTGTGCGGCGGCACGGATGGTGAATGGCGGGCAGAGCTGCATCGCAGCGAAACGCTTTCTTGTCACGGAACCGGTGCACGATGAGTTCGTGGCCTTGCTGCGGGAAGAGCTGGCCCGCCATGTGGCTGGCGATCCGATGGATGAGGCAACGCTACTCGGCCCGATGGCGCGTGCGGACCTGCGGGACGAGATCCACGGGCAGGTGGTTGATAGCATCGCGGCTGGTGCGGAATTGCTACTGGGCGGCGAGCTTCCCGAGGCAGAGGAGCTACGGGGAAAGCCGTACTATCCCGCCACGCTTCTCGCCAAGGTGAAGCCCGGGATGCGGGTTTTCGAAGAGGAAACCTTTGGTCCGGTGGCCCCGGTGGTCCGGGTGAAGAACATGCAAGAAGCGATCGAGCTGGCGAATCGCACCCCTTTCGGTCTCGGCGCGGCGGTATTCAGCGGGAGTGAGGCAAGGGCGCGCAGCGTGGCGCAAGCCTTGGAAACGGGCACGGTGGCGATCAATGCCCAGGTGGTCTCCGACCCGCGGTTCCCGTTTGGAGGCGTAAAGGACAGCGGCTGGGGCCGGGAGCTCGGGGAGCATGGAATCCGGGAGTTTGTGAATGTGAAGACCGTGAGGTAG
- a CDS encoding entericidin A/B family lipoprotein — protein sequence MNPIFLFRSTPCRMNGRAKFALPAWALCLLLGAATLGLNSCRTAQGFGQDVEHVGDKIEDAASR from the coding sequence ATGAATCCGATCTTTCTCTTCCGCTCTACCCCATGCCGCATGAATGGCCGGGCGAAGTTCGCTCTCCCTGCATGGGCGCTGTGTCTCCTCCTTGGTGCCGCCACGCTCGGCCTGAATTCTTGCCGGACCGCCCAAGGCTTCGGTCAAGACGTCGAACATGTCGGCGACAAGATCGAGGATGCTGCCAGTCGCTGA
- a CDS encoding Dps family protein yields MKKNATKKASPSASKTEEIHIGLDSKVRGLAVKHLSAILADQHVLYTKTRNFHWNLTGHRFHTLHEFFEKQYDALALAIDETAERIRMLGSSSPGSMQEFLAQATLKEVKGALIDGDHAIAALRDDHEAAAREVRKAVDVLDEAGDAGTADFLTNLLQQHEQAAWMLRSFLD; encoded by the coding sequence ATGAAAAAGAATGCCACGAAGAAAGCCTCCCCCTCTGCTTCCAAGACCGAGGAGATCCACATCGGCCTCGATTCGAAGGTCCGGGGTCTGGCCGTAAAGCATCTCTCCGCAATCCTGGCGGACCAGCACGTGCTCTATACCAAGACGCGCAATTTCCACTGGAACCTCACGGGCCACCGCTTCCACACCCTCCACGAATTCTTCGAGAAGCAGTACGATGCCCTTGCCTTGGCCATCGATGAGACGGCCGAGCGCATCCGCATGCTCGGCTCATCCAGCCCGGGGTCCATGCAGGAGTTCCTCGCCCAAGCCACGCTGAAGGAGGTCAAAGGCGCTCTGATCGATGGCGATCACGCGATCGCCGCTTTGCGCGATGACCACGAAGCCGCCGCCCGCGAGGTTCGGAAGGCCGTGGATGTCCTTGATGAGGCAGGCGATGCCGGAACGGCAGACTTCCTCACCAATCTCCTCCAGCAGCACGAGCAAGCCGCTTGGATGCTCCGCAGCTTCCTTGATTGA
- a CDS encoding helicase-related protein has translation MAAQTWTRGQRWVSDSEPELGLGIILSGGHGKVEIVFPAAGENRCYALESAPLRRVKFLPGDKITTHEGTEMTVDKVREEGGLRIYETDAGDVAEAELSDSMAFNKPEERLFGGKLDDPSEFDLRGEALHRRAEMRRSPARGLAGARVDLIPHQLFIANEVANRPCPRVLLADEVGLGKTIEACLIVHRLLLTGRASRVMILVPGALIHQWFVELLRRFQLSFDIFDEERCEAIEEGDPEGNPFLDSQWVLASTDLLAGNEVRTQQAIAAGWDVLVVDEAHHLEWSPEQPGPAYEVVRALAAQTESLLLLTATPQQLGPEGHFARLQLLDPGRYADLEKYREETRHYEEVADIVEDLSNGGKVSERLVKLVKGRPRFEKGLLETAGEKPHARETLIRDLLDSVGVGRVMFRNTRARLGGFPQREPHLIPLKGSDGMAAKTKWLGKLLASLAPEDKVLVIAKTRELAEEIMESLRDSDGTVAALFHEDLTLIQRDRNAAFFAEEEGARVLICSEIGSEGRNFQFARHLVLFDLPDHVDLLEQRIGRLDRIGQRGTIQIHVPYIAGGPEEVHVKWLDEGLNAFRSSPHGAAEIQQELQDQLDAALSKKGKAALQKLIASTQEKREEISSRLARGQDRLLERSSHRPERSAKVINHITDWDEDAEFEEFIMRLFEHSGLHIEELGKRRYFLLPGNLKSDAFPSLPNEGLSVTFDRQRALEREQEAFLTWDHPMVRAALDLMLGSEAGNAAFGVWESTGEKRMLLEAWVVVESIAPAHLHVERFLPQTPLRIAVDHTGGDQTNDKGLQQAKLRRGDPASLLKNEAVKRKVLPVMLDKARDFGVAHSRAVIDEAMIVMRSEMAAELSRLRDLAEVNDHVKPEEIAALQKREKELAEAISSARVRLDAVRLVWKAPVRGAAAE, from the coding sequence ATGGCAGCACAGACATGGACGCGCGGACAGCGCTGGGTAAGCGACAGCGAACCGGAACTCGGACTCGGCATCATCCTGAGCGGAGGACACGGCAAGGTGGAAATCGTCTTCCCGGCCGCCGGGGAAAACCGTTGCTACGCGCTTGAGTCCGCGCCCTTGCGCCGCGTGAAATTCCTGCCCGGTGACAAGATCACCACCCATGAGGGAACGGAGATGACCGTGGACAAGGTCCGTGAGGAAGGCGGTCTTCGCATTTATGAGACCGACGCCGGAGATGTCGCGGAAGCCGAACTGTCCGACTCCATGGCATTCAACAAGCCGGAGGAGCGGCTCTTTGGCGGCAAGCTGGATGATCCTTCCGAGTTCGACCTGCGGGGCGAGGCACTGCACCGACGTGCGGAAATGCGGCGCTCCCCTGCGCGCGGTCTCGCCGGGGCCCGGGTGGACCTGATCCCGCACCAGCTTTTCATCGCGAATGAGGTGGCAAACCGCCCCTGCCCCCGCGTTTTGCTCGCGGACGAGGTGGGTCTCGGAAAAACCATCGAAGCCTGCCTCATCGTCCATCGCCTGTTACTCACCGGTCGAGCCTCGCGGGTAATGATCCTGGTACCGGGCGCGCTGATCCACCAGTGGTTCGTCGAGCTGCTGCGGCGCTTCCAATTGTCCTTCGATATCTTCGACGAGGAGCGCTGTGAAGCGATTGAGGAAGGCGATCCGGAGGGAAATCCCTTCCTTGATAGCCAATGGGTGCTCGCGTCCACCGATCTCCTCGCGGGCAACGAAGTCCGCACGCAGCAAGCTATCGCGGCGGGTTGGGACGTGCTGGTGGTCGATGAAGCTCATCACCTCGAATGGTCACCGGAGCAACCTGGCCCCGCTTATGAGGTTGTCCGCGCCCTGGCCGCGCAAACCGAAAGCCTGCTGCTCCTCACCGCAACTCCGCAGCAGCTCGGCCCGGAAGGCCACTTCGCACGGCTGCAGCTTCTGGACCCCGGCCGCTATGCGGACCTGGAGAAGTATCGCGAGGAAACCCGCCACTATGAAGAGGTGGCGGATATCGTTGAAGATCTCTCCAACGGCGGAAAGGTCAGCGAACGCTTGGTCAAACTCGTCAAAGGCCGCCCGCGCTTCGAAAAAGGCCTGCTCGAAACCGCCGGAGAAAAGCCGCATGCCCGCGAAACCCTGATCCGCGACCTGCTGGATAGCGTCGGCGTGGGCCGCGTGATGTTCCGGAATACCCGCGCGCGCCTCGGTGGCTTCCCTCAACGCGAGCCGCATCTCATCCCGCTCAAAGGCAGCGACGGCATGGCCGCGAAGACCAAGTGGCTCGGCAAGCTGCTCGCCTCGCTTGCTCCGGAGGACAAGGTCTTGGTAATCGCAAAAACCCGCGAGCTCGCGGAGGAAATCATGGAATCGCTGCGCGACAGCGACGGCACCGTGGCTGCGCTTTTCCACGAAGATCTCACTTTGATCCAGCGCGACCGGAATGCCGCGTTCTTCGCGGAAGAAGAGGGAGCCCGCGTCTTGATTTGTTCCGAAATCGGGAGTGAAGGCCGCAATTTCCAGTTTGCCCGCCATCTGGTGCTCTTCGATTTGCCGGACCACGTCGATTTGCTTGAGCAGCGCATTGGCCGCCTCGATCGCATCGGACAACGCGGCACCATTCAGATCCACGTGCCCTACATCGCCGGAGGTCCTGAGGAAGTGCACGTGAAGTGGCTGGACGAGGGCCTGAATGCCTTCCGCTCCAGCCCTCACGGTGCGGCGGAGATTCAGCAGGAACTCCAGGACCAGCTGGATGCCGCTCTATCGAAAAAAGGCAAAGCCGCGCTGCAGAAGCTGATCGCGAGCACACAGGAGAAGCGTGAGGAGATTTCTTCACGACTCGCCCGCGGCCAAGACCGCTTGCTTGAACGCAGCTCGCATCGTCCCGAGCGCTCGGCGAAGGTGATCAACCACATCACCGACTGGGATGAGGACGCGGAGTTCGAAGAATTCATCATGCGGCTCTTCGAGCACTCCGGCCTGCACATCGAGGAACTCGGCAAGCGCCGCTATTTCCTGCTGCCGGGGAACTTGAAGTCCGATGCTTTCCCATCCCTGCCGAATGAAGGCTTGAGCGTTACCTTTGATCGCCAGAGGGCGCTCGAGAGGGAACAGGAAGCCTTCCTCACTTGGGATCATCCGATGGTACGTGCCGCGCTCGACCTGATGCTTGGCTCGGAAGCGGGCAATGCTGCCTTCGGCGTGTGGGAGTCCACCGGCGAAAAACGCATGCTGCTGGAAGCATGGGTCGTCGTGGAATCCATCGCCCCCGCGCACCTGCACGTGGAACGCTTCCTCCCGCAAACACCCCTGCGCATCGCGGTGGACCACACCGGCGGTGATCAGACGAATGACAAGGGCCTGCAACAGGCAAAGCTGCGCCGCGGCGATCCGGCGAGCCTGCTGAAGAACGAAGCGGTGAAGCGCAAGGTACTGCCCGTGATGCTGGACAAGGCCCGGGATTTCGGCGTCGCGCACAGCCGTGCGGTCATCGACGAAGCGATGATTGTCATGCGCTCTGAAATGGCCGCGGAACTTTCGCGCCTGCGCGATCTCGCGGAGGTGAATGACCACGTGAAGCCGGAGGAAATCGCCGCCTTGCAGAAGCGAGAAAAAGAGCTCGCTGAAGCGATATCCTCGGCACGCGTCCGCCTGGATGCCGTGAGGCTGGTGTGGAAGGCACCCGTGAGAGGGGCCGCCGCGGAGTAG
- a CDS encoding rhomboid family intramembrane serine protease codes for MRRIRHDATQALFHAQGPLLVLITAMFAIYFLQWRSESGWYAPFMAVPQAVVESWNDLRGGSFDLADAKQFGTLVSYAFLHGSSEHVIYNMLFLWLFAALAVELLGQGWMLATFLITAVTGAITHVVLNADSPVPTLGASGAVMGFEGLYLGLAMRWHLPTPHVWPMARPIPPGQLALVGLAGVAIDYYSILSRSESNVAFGAHIGGFLGGVVLACLIPRKPQGARHR; via the coding sequence ATGCGCCGGATCCGACATGATGCCACCCAAGCCCTGTTTCATGCCCAGGGCCCGCTGTTGGTGCTGATCACCGCGATGTTCGCCATCTACTTTCTCCAGTGGCGGAGCGAGAGCGGTTGGTACGCTCCCTTCATGGCCGTCCCGCAGGCGGTCGTGGAGAGCTGGAATGACCTGCGTGGCGGTAGTTTCGATCTCGCCGACGCGAAGCAGTTCGGCACCCTCGTGAGCTACGCTTTCCTGCATGGAAGCTCCGAGCACGTGATCTACAACATGCTCTTCCTGTGGCTCTTCGCGGCACTTGCGGTGGAATTGCTGGGGCAGGGCTGGATGTTGGCGACCTTCCTCATCACGGCCGTCACCGGTGCCATCACCCATGTGGTGCTAAATGCCGACAGCCCGGTCCCGACGCTCGGTGCTTCCGGTGCAGTCATGGGATTCGAGGGACTTTATCTGGGGCTCGCCATGCGCTGGCATCTGCCGACCCCGCATGTCTGGCCGATGGCACGCCCGATCCCGCCGGGCCAGCTCGCCCTGGTGGGGCTGGCCGGGGTGGCGATCGATTACTACTCGATCCTCAGCCGCAGCGAATCGAACGTCGCGTTCGGCGCGCATATCGGCGGCTTCTTGGGGGGCGTCGTGCTGGCCTGCCTGATCCCGCGCAAGCCGCAGGGTGCCAGGCATCGTTAA
- a CDS encoding diacylglycerol/lipid kinase family protein, with the protein MARYVLLLNRGSGGNDRGLDANEVSNSVEKIFREAGHHIRSVLVSPGALDAALQEAISTTPDGIIVAGGDGTASAAARRLGGSLVALGILPMGTFNLAARDLGVPLEMEEAARFLAAAEPLPVDVLEVNGHACLCTTILGFYPQFADTFERRDHGGRWWKKSLRLVTGLPRYFSEARPIDLSWRGDEQGTARTKFSAFVPGRYKASAGIVPARTEFQSGTFTGYVGTQRNAAAAMRGMFDYIFGRQEKNPELILFKASKLELLGGKKRDTVVMLDGEILRMSFPIRLEIKPGHLKVLTTPENIADEKEDKT; encoded by the coding sequence ATGGCTCGCTACGTCCTCCTTCTGAATCGCGGATCCGGCGGCAATGACCGCGGGCTGGATGCCAACGAGGTCTCCAACTCCGTCGAAAAGATCTTCCGCGAGGCGGGCCACCATATCCGCTCCGTCTTGGTCAGCCCGGGTGCACTCGATGCCGCCCTTCAGGAAGCTATCTCCACCACCCCGGATGGGATCATTGTCGCAGGCGGCGATGGTACGGCCTCCGCAGCAGCCCGCCGCTTGGGCGGCAGCTTGGTCGCCCTCGGGATCCTGCCGATGGGTACCTTCAATCTCGCCGCGCGGGATCTTGGCGTCCCTCTTGAAATGGAAGAGGCCGCGCGCTTCCTAGCCGCCGCCGAGCCTCTACCCGTTGATGTGCTGGAAGTGAACGGCCACGCCTGCCTGTGCACCACCATCCTCGGCTTCTACCCGCAATTCGCGGATACTTTCGAGCGCCGCGACCATGGCGGCCGTTGGTGGAAGAAGTCGCTGCGGCTCGTGACCGGCCTCCCACGCTACTTCTCCGAAGCGCGCCCCATCGATCTTTCCTGGCGAGGTGACGAACAAGGCACCGCACGCACCAAGTTCAGCGCCTTTGTTCCCGGTCGCTACAAGGCAAGCGCCGGCATCGTCCCCGCACGCACCGAGTTCCAATCCGGCACCTTCACGGGCTACGTCGGCACCCAGCGCAATGCCGCCGCTGCGATGCGTGGTATGTTTGACTACATCTTCGGCCGTCAGGAGAAGAACCCGGAGCTCATCCTTTTCAAGGCCTCCAAGCTCGAACTCCTCGGTGGCAAGAAGCGCGACACCGTGGTGATGCTGGACGGTGAGATCCTCCGCATGAGCTTCCCCATCCGGCTCGAGATAAAACCAGGCCACCTGAAAGTCCTCACCACGCCGGAAAACATCGCGGACGAAAAGGAGGACAAGACATGA
- a CDS encoding putative quinol monooxygenase, with protein MSLPANLVTIHPYFKAHAGTTFEQIEEVLREFVAATKTEPDCLFYEFTVNDDVVFCREGYPGGEATLHHLQNVGSVIAKMLTISDMIRLEFHGPAAEIDKLREPLAHLNPAWFVLHGGIER; from the coding sequence ATGAGTCTGCCTGCGAACCTCGTTACCATCCATCCGTACTTCAAAGCCCACGCCGGAACCACCTTCGAGCAGATCGAGGAAGTGCTCCGGGAGTTCGTGGCGGCCACGAAGACCGAGCCGGACTGCCTCTTCTACGAGTTCACGGTGAATGACGACGTGGTATTTTGCCGGGAAGGCTATCCGGGCGGCGAGGCGACCCTGCACCACCTCCAGAACGTGGGTTCCGTGATCGCGAAGATGCTCACCATCTCCGACATGATCCGTCTGGAATTCCACGGCCCGGCCGCGGAAATCGACAAGCTTCGCGAGCCGCTGGCGCACCTGAATCCTGCGTGGTTCGTGCTACATGGCGGGATCGAGAGATAG